In bacterium, one genomic interval encodes:
- a CDS encoding sigma-54-dependent Fis family transcriptional regulator yields the protein MAVKILLVDDDAALRRILQFKLTQHGFEVTPAANGEEALSLLRSNRFELILSDMKMPKVTGIELLEQSKKLQPEIHVILMTAFAAVPQAVQAVKLGAFDYLTKPFEDEQLFTAIDKALKFRRLEDENRQLREQLRIGSANREMVGISSAFRDLTALIEKIAPTDATILISGESGTGKELVARSIHRKSNRAHAPFLAINCASIPRELIESELFGHVKGAFTGAVKDKKGKFELAEGGTLLLDEISELPFELQAKLLRVIQERVLEPVGSEQRIVIDVRLLAASNVDLAERVTAGTFREDLFYRLNVIPLRVPALRERADDIALLVKEFLQRFSPGAALTVDKALMQALLRHPWPGNIRELENLIERMVILRSADTLTLGDLPNDFGKSFLRADATETMTGGESLSFHESEKRLIINALEKFAWNKSRAADYLQIPRHVLIYRMKKYQLSEKRD from the coding sequence ATGGCGGTGAAGATATTGCTGGTCGACGACGATGCCGCATTGCGTCGTATCCTGCAGTTCAAGCTGACGCAACATGGATTCGAGGTAACCCCCGCCGCCAATGGCGAGGAAGCGCTCTCGCTACTGAGAAGCAATCGTTTTGAATTGATCCTCTCGGACATGAAGATGCCCAAGGTCACCGGGATCGAGCTCCTGGAGCAGTCGAAGAAACTGCAGCCGGAAATACATGTGATCCTAATGACCGCCTTTGCGGCGGTCCCCCAGGCTGTTCAGGCGGTCAAATTGGGTGCGTTTGACTATCTGACCAAACCATTTGAGGATGAACAATTATTCACGGCCATCGACAAGGCGCTTAAGTTCCGACGGCTAGAAGACGAGAACCGCCAACTGCGTGAGCAATTGCGGATCGGATCAGCCAATCGAGAGATGGTCGGTATATCGAGCGCCTTTCGCGACTTGACTGCGCTGATCGAAAAGATCGCGCCTACCGATGCTACCATTTTGATTTCCGGCGAATCCGGGACCGGTAAAGAGCTGGTCGCACGGTCGATCCACCGAAAGAGCAATCGCGCGCACGCGCCATTTCTCGCGATCAACTGTGCTTCCATACCGCGCGAGCTAATCGAGTCCGAACTGTTTGGTCATGTGAAGGGTGCCTTTACCGGCGCGGTGAAGGACAAAAAGGGTAAATTTGAGCTCGCCGAGGGTGGTACGCTCCTTCTCGACGAGATCAGCGAACTCCCCTTCGAGTTGCAGGCCAAGTTGCTTCGCGTGATTCAGGAGCGAGTACTTGAACCGGTCGGCTCAGAGCAGCGGATAGTGATCGATGTCCGATTACTGGCGGCCTCGAATGTTGATCTGGCCGAGCGGGTGACCGCGGGGACATTTCGCGAAGATCTGTTCTATCGCTTGAATGTGATTCCGCTGCGTGTCCCTGCTCTTCGTGAAAGAGCCGATGATATCGCCCTTCTGGTCAAGGAGTTCCTCCAGCGATTTTCCCCCGGTGCGGCGTTGACTGTCGACAAAGCGTTGATGCAGGCTCTTCTGCGACATCCATGGCCCGGTAACATCCGTGAACTCGAGAATTTGATCGAACGAATGGTGATCCTCCGGTCGGCAGATACGCTGACTCTTGGTGATCTCCCAAATGACTTTGGAAAGTCGTTTTTGCGTGCTGATGCAACGGAAACAATGACGGGAGGTGAGAGTCTTTCGTTCCATGAATCCGAGAAACGACTGATTATCAACGCACTTGAAAAGTTCGCCTGGAACAAATCCCGGGCCGCGGATTATCTCCAGATTCCACGACATGTGCTGATCTATCGGATGAAGAAGTACCAGCTCTCGGAAAAGCGGGACTGA
- a CDS encoding superoxide dismutase family protein — MKRTGMVIACAALGLFCLGGCKGEKQAETHADTHAEQTMAPGLRAIAHLSPTEGNQVSGTVTYTQEADGVRVVAHVTGLTPGKHGWHIHEKGDCSAPDATSAGGHYNPDSMPHSGPHVSDRHAGDMGNLEADSSGVAHMEYLDAVMRLQGPNTVIGRAVIIHAAEDDLTTQPTGNSGARVACGVIEQDNS; from the coding sequence ATGAAGCGAACAGGAATGGTGATCGCGTGCGCGGCATTGGGGCTGTTTTGCCTGGGTGGCTGCAAAGGGGAGAAGCAGGCCGAAACGCACGCAGACACGCATGCTGAACAGACCATGGCTCCGGGACTCAGAGCCATCGCTCACTTATCGCCCACGGAGGGTAACCAGGTGTCCGGTACGGTCACCTATACTCAGGAGGCGGACGGTGTTCGCGTGGTTGCTCATGTCACCGGATTGACTCCCGGCAAACATGGATGGCACATTCACGAAAAGGGAGACTGCAGCGCTCCTGATGCTACCTCCGCGGGCGGCCACTACAATCCGGATTCCATGCCGCACAGCGGGCCACACGTCTCTGATCGCCACGCCGGAGATATGGGGAATCTTGAGGCTGATTCCAGTGGTGTCGCGCACATGGAATACCTTGATGCCGTCATGCGATTGCAGGGCCCCAATACGGTCATTGGGCGAGCGGTGATCATTCATGCCGCCGAGGATGACCTCACTACCCAGCCGACCGGCAATTCGGGGGCACGTGTCGCCTGCGGCGTGATCGAACAAGACAACTCGTAG
- a CDS encoding helix-turn-helix transcriptional regulator — protein MQTDQLSSTFSALADPTRRAILASLAKGDANVQTLASPFDMSLPAISKHLKVLERAGLIERGRDAQYRPCRLKADGLKLAATWLEHYRRFWEESFDRLEVFLREMQNEQKTVTRVSNKSKRPSRGRSKGNNNARRKQKNEH, from the coding sequence ATGCAGACAGACCAGCTCTCCAGCACCTTCTCCGCCCTGGCCGACCCGACCCGCCGGGCGATCCTCGCCTCTCTGGCCAAAGGGGATGCCAACGTGCAAACCCTGGCCAGCCCCTTTGACATGAGCCTTCCGGCGATCTCCAAACATCTCAAAGTTTTGGAGCGTGCTGGGCTTATTGAGCGCGGTCGCGATGCCCAGTATCGTCCTTGTCGACTCAAAGCGGATGGTCTCAAGCTGGCGGCCACATGGTTGGAGCATTACCGCCGCTTCTGGGAAGAGAGCTTCGACCGGCTGGAAGTCTTTCTTCGGGAAATGCAGAACGAACAGAAAACAGTGACCCGGGTAAGCAATAAGAGCAAGCGGCCCAGCCGCGGACGTTCGAAGGGAAACAATAATGCCAGAAGAAAGCAGAAAAATGAGCACTAG
- a CDS encoding SRPBCC domain-containing protein, translating to MPEESRKMSTSEPKLVIVRTFDAPLAMVWKAWSDPAMLAQWWSPKGWTAPVIKLDFRVGGKYHFCMRSAEGQECWSTGVYKEIIPMSKIVCTDSFADEKGNVVSASHYGMKEEIPEVLLITIEFREENGKTIMTLTHLGMPAGEMGEMTTSGWNQFFDKLAAIVQSSH from the coding sequence ATGCCAGAAGAAAGCAGAAAAATGAGCACTAGCGAGCCTAAGCTGGTCATCGTACGGACATTTGATGCGCCGCTCGCCATGGTCTGGAAAGCCTGGTCAGACCCGGCCATGCTTGCGCAATGGTGGAGCCCGAAGGGATGGACCGCGCCGGTCATCAAGCTCGACTTCCGCGTTGGTGGCAAATATCATTTTTGCATGCGGTCTGCCGAAGGTCAGGAATGCTGGTCGACCGGCGTATATAAAGAGATCATCCCGATGAGCAAGATCGTTTGCACTGATAGTTTCGCCGATGAAAAAGGAAATGTTGTTTCGGCCTCGCATTACGGCATGAAGGAGGAGATCCCCGAAGTGCTGCTGATCACTATCGAGTTCAGGGAAGAGAACGGCAAAACTATCATGACGCTGACTCACCTCGGTATGCCCGCTGGTGAGATGGGCGAAATGACGACTTCCGGCTGGAACCAGTTCTTCGACAAGCTGGCCGCTATCGTGCAATCGAGCCACTAA
- a CDS encoding SRPBCC family protein: MIDVERSATLPPPSDREMFAVRIINAPRKLVYEAWTDPKQVAQWWGPNGFTNTIHEMDVRPGGVFRLTMHGPDGRDYPNKITFRKVVENERLEYDHHGDTDESDHHFKATVLFEEVDGKTKLSMLMVFPTAEERNKVAEEYGAVEGLLQHLGRLAAFIGTK, from the coding sequence ATGATAGATGTCGAACGCTCGGCGACATTGCCGCCACCCTCCGACCGCGAGATGTTTGCCGTGCGGATAATCAACGCACCCCGAAAGCTCGTCTATGAAGCCTGGACCGACCCGAAACAGGTTGCCCAATGGTGGGGACCCAATGGCTTCACCAACACGATCCATGAAATGGATGTCCGCCCGGGCGGGGTCTTCCGGTTGACTATGCACGGGCCGGACGGCAGAGATTATCCGAACAAGATCACCTTCCGCAAGGTTGTAGAGAACGAGCGGCTGGAATACGATCACCACGGAGACACGGATGAGAGCGATCACCACTTCAAAGCGACCGTTCTATTCGAAGAGGTTGATGGCAAGACAAAGCTCTCGATGTTGATGGTCTTCCCAACCGCTGAAGAGCGCAACAAAGTAGCGGAAGAATATGGCGCGGTCGAAGGACTCCTGCAACATCTGGGACGACTGGCCGCGTTCATCGGCACAAAATAA
- a CDS encoding DoxX family protein: MSKFAAQWRGYAPYLLGIMRIIAAFMFMQSGTMKMFGWPKAMPGGGTVELMSQMGIGATLEIVGGFLILIGLFTRPVAFILSGMMAVAYFQFHFPTSFWTVVNNGSPAVLFCFLWLYYSMVGPGKFSVDGWRGRVQ; the protein is encoded by the coding sequence ATGTCAAAATTTGCAGCACAGTGGAGAGGGTATGCTCCCTACTTATTAGGTATCATGCGAATCATAGCGGCATTCATGTTTATGCAGTCCGGGACGATGAAAATGTTCGGCTGGCCAAAAGCGATGCCGGGTGGAGGGACCGTCGAGCTGATGTCGCAGATGGGGATCGGTGCGACACTCGAAATAGTCGGCGGATTCCTTATCCTGATCGGACTGTTCACCCGGCCAGTGGCGTTCATTCTTTCGGGGATGATGGCGGTCGCCTATTTCCAGTTTCATTTTCCGACCAGTTTCTGGACAGTGGTAAACAATGGCTCCCCGGCAGTGCTCTTCTGTTTCCTCTGGCTCTATTATTCCATGGTCGGCCCAGGGAAGTTCAGCGTGGATGGTTGGCGGGGGAGAGTTCAATAG